The Anoxybacillus amylolyticus DNA segment AAACCTGTCGGTGTGTTTAAAACGCATGAACGGGCGCCGCGCGTGCTTTTGTCAAACTCTGTCCTTGTGCCGAAATGGGCGACGTGGGAGCACTTTCATGAGCTTGACCGAAAAGGATTAATCATGTATGGTCAAATGACAGCGGGAAGCTGGATTTACATTGGCACCCAAGGCATTTTGCAAGGAACGTACGAAACGTTTGCCGCAGTGGCAAAACAACGTTTTGGCGGAACGCTAAAAGGAACGATTACGCTTACTGCTGGGTTAGGAGGCATGGGCGGGGCACAACCGCTAGCGGTAACGATGAATGAAGGGGTCGTCATTGCGGTAGAAGTGGATCCAAGCCGAATTCAAAAACGAATCGACACGAAATATTGCGACCGAATGACTCATTCGCTTGACGAGGCGCTTCGTTGGGCAGAAGAAGCAAAAGCAAAAGGGGAAGCTCTATCGATTGGACTTGTTGGAAATGCCGCTGAAGTGCATCATGAATTGTTAAGACTCGGTGTGCATATCGATATCGTGACAGACCAAACGTCTGCCCATGACCCGTTAAACGGTTATGTGCCAGAAGGAGTGTCATTAGCGGAAGCAGTGGAATTAAGAAAAAATGATCCACAGCAATATGTTCGCCGTTCCAAACAAAGCATGGCAAAGCACGTGGAAGCGATGCTAGAGTTCCAAAAACGTGGCGCCATTGTATTTGACTACGGCAACAATATTCGCCAAGTTGCCAAAGATGAAGGGGTGGAAAATGCATTTTCGTTTCCGGGATTTGTCCCTGCCTATATTCGCCCGCTATTTTGCGAAGGAAAAGGGCCGTTTCGTTGGGCGGCTTTATCTGGCGATCCGGAAGATATTTATCGCACAGATGAACTGATTAAAGAACTGTTCCCAGAAAATGAGGCGCTCTTACGCTGGATTGATATGGCACAAAAGAAAGTAGCGTTTCAAGGGCTTCCAGCTCGCATTTGCTGGCTTGGTTATGGCGAGCGAGTGAAAATGGGATTGGCGATCAATGAATTAGTGCATAAAGGAGAGATAAAAGCACCAATCGTCATCGGGCGCGACCATTTAGATTGCGGATCGGTTGCTTCCCCAAACCGCGAAACAGAAGCAATGAAAGATGGAAGCGATGCTGTCGGGGACTGGGCGGTGCTCAATGCGCTCATTAATACTGCAGCTGGTGGATCGTGGATTTCGTTCCATCATGGCGGTGGAGTTGGCATGGGCTATTCGCTGCATGCGGGAATGGTTGTTGTTGCTGATGGAACGGATTTAGCGAAAGAACGGCTTGAGCGCGTGTTAACGACCGACCCAGGCATGGGCATTATTCGCCATGCGGATGCAGGTTATGAACGAGCGATTGAAGTAGCAAAAGAAATGAACGTCCATATCCCGATGCTAAGGGGGTAAATCTTGCGATGGATACGCTTATTATCCGTATCGGACAGCTGTTAACGATGGAAGGGGACGGACCGGTAAAGGGGGAGCAAATGAAGACGATCCCCTTGATGGAACATGCAGCGATTGGGATAAAAGATGGGCTTGTCGTGTGGATTGGTAGCAACGAAGAAGCGAAGAAAATTTCTGCAAATCACATCATTGACGCAGAAGGAAAACTCGTCACGCCAGGTCTTGTTGATCCGCATACGCACCTTGTATTTGCTGGCTCGCGCGAACATGAACTGCCGCTCAAGCAGCAAGGTGTTTCCTATTTAGACATTTTAAAGCAAGGTGGCGGCATTTTGTCGACCGTACGCGCGACGCGAGCAGCAAGTGAAAAAGAGTTGTACGAAAAAGCACGCGTTCATTTGGACCGCATGCTTTCGTATGGGGTGACGACGGTCGAAGCGAAGAGCGGATATGGATTAGACGTGGAAACAGAGCTGAAACAGTTGCGCGTCGCAAAACGCTTGCACGAAACGCATGATGTAGAAGTTGTGTCAACGTTTTTAGGCGCTCACGCGATTCCTACAGAACATCAAGACAATCCTGATAGTTTTTTGCAACAGATGGTAGATTTGCTCGATGTCATTAAACAAGAACAGCTTGCCGAGTTTGTCGACATTTTTTGTGAAACGGGCGTATTCACCGTCGAGCAGTCGCGCATCTTTTTACAAAAAGCAAAAGAGAAAGGATTTGCCGTCAAAATTCATGCCGATGAAATTGACCCGCTTGGTGGGACGGAATTAGCGATCGAAGTCGGAGCGGTAAGCGCGGATCACCTTGTTGGTGCATCTGAAACGGGAATTCATCAACTTGCTCGATCGAATACCGTAGCGGTGTTACTTCCGGGGACGTCGTTTTATTTAGGAAAAGGAAAGTATGCAAACGCGCGCGACATGATTGACGAGGGGGCAGCGGTAGCGCTTGCGACAGACTTTAACCCAGGTAGCTCGCCAACAGAAAATTTGCAATTCATTATGACGCTCGCTGCGCTTTATTTACGGATGACCCCAGAAGAAATTTGGCATGCGGTAACAGTCAATGCGGCGTATGCAGTCAATCGCGGGCAAGAATCAGGGCGAATCATGGTCGGAAGAAAAGCGGACATCGTCATTTGGGATGCACCGAACTATATGTATATACCATACCATTATGGGATCAACCATGTCCGAATGGTATTGAAAAACGGAAAAGTGGTGCGTGGAAGGGGAGAAGGCGATGGTTCCGTATCTTAAAGAAGCAGGAAAAGCAATTTTTCAAGACCGCTATGTGACAAAAGCGAATGAATTGCTCGTTCCGTGGGACGGGAAGCATGCCAGTAGCATCGGCTTAATCGGAGTACCGCTGTCAAAATCGTCGATTAGCCATTCGGGTGCGGCGTTTGCGCCACAGGCGATTCGGCAAGCGCTATCATTTTATACCACATACTCGATTGAAACAGGAATCGATTTAGCCGACATCGCAATTACTGATTATGGAGATATTGTGATGCACCCGACCGATATCGCCAAGTCGCAAAAGCGCATTGCCGAAACAGTCGGGCAAGTCGTTGCATTACACCCAGAATCACTATGGATTACGCTTGGAGGAGACCACTCCATCACGTGCCCAGTCGTTAGTGGCTGGCAAAAACAAAAAGGGAAAATCGGCATTATTCAGTTTGACGCCCATCACGATTTACGAAACTTAGAAGACGGGGGACCAACAAACGGCACGCCATTTCGGCGCTTAATTGAAACAGGTGTCATCGATGGCAGCCAGCTTGTGCAAATTGGCTTGCGCGACTTTGCGAATAGCCGCGCGTATACGGAATATGGAAAACAACGTGGGGTGACGATGTATACGATCGAAGAGGTGTATCGCCTCGGCATCGAAACAATCATTGAAGAGAGTATGAAAACGTTGGCCGATGTAACTGCGGTGTATGTATCGGTCGATATGGACGTGCTCGACCAAGCATTTGCCCCTGGGTGCCCAGCGATTGGCCCTGGTGGGATGGATAGCCGAACGTTGTTGCACGCCATCTCTCTACTTGCGCGCGATGACAAGGTACAGGCAATAGATATCGTCGAAATTGATCCGACGATTGATTTTCGCCAAATGACAAGCCGGCTAGCGGCGTGGGTGATTTTACAGTTTTTAAAAGAAAAAAGCGGTAGGCAACCCGATTGAGTCGGGTTGCTATTTTTTTGTGAAAAAACGAGAAAGTTGCTCTTTACGATTGTTTCGTATAAGATGAGAGAAGATAGCTAGTCTTAAAAAGGAGAAATGATAGGTGTCTTCAGAAGCGTTGGCGGCGTTAATTAAAATTGTGATGATCGATATCATTTTGTCGGGGGATAATGCGGTTGTTATTGCGATGGCAACAAGGAAGCTTGCGAAAGAACAGCGGAACAAAGCCATTTTTTGGGGGACAGGCGGTGCAGTTGTTTTACGAGTTTTATTTGCGGCAGTCATTGTGTTTCTCCTAAACATTCCGTTTGTCCATTTCGTTGGTGGATTGTTATTGCTCTGGATTGCGTATAAAGTGTTGCTAGAGCAAGAAGAAGAAGCAAACATCCGCTCTTCTGACCGGTTGTTTCAAGCGGTTTGGACGATTATTGTTGCGGATGCCGTGATGAGCTTAGATAACGTAGTGGCAGTGGCCGGTGCGTCTGAAGGGCACATTGGCATGATTGCTTTTGGTGTCGCCATTAGTATTCCAATTATGATTTTCGGCTCGAAAGCGATTGTGGTGGCAATGGAAAAGTATAAATGGCTCGTATATGCTGGGTCTGGCATTTTAGCATGGACGGGCGGAAAAATGATGATGGAAGATGAGGGATTTATGCAGCTTCTCCATTTTTCACATGGACCGCTTGTATACGCCGTTGCGGCAGGTCTAACCGTTTTTGTGTTAGCGGCAGGGTATATCACTAATAAAAAATCGGAAGCACAAAGCAAAAAAGAACGAATGATATAAAAAGCTAGCATCTCGCTAAGATGCTAGCTTTTTCAATGTTTATCGATCGGTAATGACGATATAGGCTGCTTTCACTGGGCCGTGAACGCCGACGACTAAGTTCATTTCGATATCTGCGGAGTTGCTCGGACCGGTAATAAAGTTAATGCAAGAGGGCACGAGCTGTCCTGTTTCGATTTGTTCATGAATGAATGCAGCCGCTTGGGTCATACGCGGAACGATCGTGCTTTTTGGAACGATGGCAATATACGTTCGCGGCAAAAAGCTGACCGTCCGTCCTTTGCCGGCATCACTAAATAAAACAACTGTGCCAGATTCGGCTAACGTGATATCGCTGAACGTAATGCCGACGTTTGCTTTTTCTGCCCGTTCAATATTTTTTCGCCCAGCCGAAGCGTCCCAAATGTGAACATCGACGTTTTCGTTTGGCCACTCCTCTAATAATGGTAGCAATCCATACTGAGCAAACCGTTGGTCGTCCCACGTAACAACAGGCCCGCCACCGTATTGTTCGACTACTTGCCTTAATGTAGGGGCGAGAGCGTCAGCAGTGGTTGCCACAAAATCAGTGTGAATGTGGGAGCATTGTGCTTCTAATACAGAAAGCAATTCCTCTTGATTGTATCCTTGAAATACTGTCCATTGCGGCGCATAGCTCCAATTTGGTCGGCGAACGTCTGCAGTGATTCGCTCCCGCCCAAGCTGTCTAGCAATTGTTTGAAGAAACGTGTCACGGTTATAAACCATCCCCATTGTTATTCCCTACCTTTCTGATGTTCCCGGAACCAATCGCGGAACCGTTCTTTTGCCGGAGCTGGAAATTCACGAATTTCCGTCCATGCTTTTAGCGGTCCGATTCCTTTGGCGATGCGTTCATCAGTCGTGAACGGCTGAAGCGCATTTAGCGCTACTTTCGAACCAATTTTGTAGAGAAGGGAAGACGCAGCACCTAAACCGAACGCTTTCATCGCCAGTTTTTCAGAAATAGGCGCTTTTCCTTCCCGTTCGACAATGACTTGCCGGTGCTTTAATAACAGTTCATGAAGGGGGATTTTCACCGGACATGCTTCCGTACAGGCGGCGCATAGTGTAGAGGCGTACGGCAATTCTTTGTAGTCGTCGTATCCACCTAAAAGCGGTGAAAGCACAGCACCGATTGGTCCGGAATAAATCGAGCCGTACGAATGGCCACCGATATGGCGATAGACTGGACAAACGTTGACGCAAGCCGCACAGCGAATGCACTGTAATACGGATTGAAATTCGGTACCGAGAATGTTCGACCGACCGTTATCGACAATCACTAAATGGAACTCTTCCGGTCCATCAACGTCCCCTTCGTCACGTGGACCAGTGAGGACGGTAATATAACTTGTTAGCTTTTGTCCCACCGCGCTTCTTGTTAGCAAGCTAACGAGCACTTCCATTTCTTCAAAAGTCGGTACAATTCGTTCCATTCCCATCACAGTAATTTGCGTTTTTGGCAAGGCAGTCACTAAATCCGCATTTCCTTCGTTTGTCACAAGCGTAATCGAACCAGACTCAGCGATTGCGAAGTTGCATCCGGTAATGCCGACATCGGCGGTTAAATATTCGTTTCGCAACGTTTTTCGCGCGTGTGCCGCCAATTCTTCTGGTTTTTCGGTTTTGTCATACGCTAATTTTTTGCGAAAGACGTCGCGAATTTGTTCTTTGTTTTTATGAAGGGCAGGAGCGACGATATGCGACGGCGGGTCGTGGTCATCGATTTGCAAAATGTATTCGCCAAGGTCGGTTTCGATTACTTCGCAGCCCACTTTCTCAAGCACTGCATTTAAATGAATTTCTTCTGTCACCATCGATTTTGATTTCACAATTTTCTTTGCGTTCTTTTTGATGATAACGTCCCGAATGTATTGATTAGCTTCTTCTGCTGTTTGCGCAAAAAACACATGTCCACCGCGTTTGGCAACGTTTTCACTTAGTTGCATTAAATAATAGTCGAGATGGAGAAGCGTATGCTGCCGAATTTGCTCGCCGAGCGCCCGCCATTCTTCCCAGTTGCCAAGCTCTGCTGCGGCATCGAGCCGCCGTGTTCGTAAACGTTCTTGTGCGCCGGCGACGGCTCCGCGCATAAATGAATTATGAAGCCCTGCTTCGACACGTTGATGAAAGGAGTCTGCTCCAATTTTCATTGCCATCTTCTTTCCCCCTCTTTAGCGGCTGTTGAGCACTTCTGCGATGTGCATGACTTGAACGCCTTTTCCTGTTCGTTCGATCCGCCCGCCAATGTTCATTAAACATCCACAGTCTGCGCCGATAAGATAGTCTGCGTTTGTTTCCTCGATATAGCGGACTTTTTCATCGACCATTTGCTCAGAAATCGGTCCCATTTTGACAGAAAACGTCCCGCCAAACCCACAACAATTATGTGCGTTTGGAAGCGGAACTACTTCAAGTCCTTCCACATGTTTTAATAGCCGAAACGGGGCATCTTTTACGCCAAGCAGCCGAGTCATATGGCAAGAAGTGTGATATGTCGCACGCCCTTTAAGTTTTGCCCCGACGTTTTCTACTTTTAATACATCGACTAAAAATTGCGTCAATTCATACGTCTTTTCGGCTACTTTTTTTGCTCTTGTTTCCCATTCTTTAT contains these protein-coding regions:
- the hutU gene encoding urocanate hydratase yields the protein MRQIQAKKGVQLECKGWEQEAVLRMLYNNLDPEVAEKPEELIVYGGIGKAARNWEAFDAIVRTLRTLENDETLLIQSGKPVGVFKTHERAPRVLLSNSVLVPKWATWEHFHELDRKGLIMYGQMTAGSWIYIGTQGILQGTYETFAAVAKQRFGGTLKGTITLTAGLGGMGGAQPLAVTMNEGVVIAVEVDPSRIQKRIDTKYCDRMTHSLDEALRWAEEAKAKGEALSIGLVGNAAEVHHELLRLGVHIDIVTDQTSAHDPLNGYVPEGVSLAEAVELRKNDPQQYVRRSKQSMAKHVEAMLEFQKRGAIVFDYGNNIRQVAKDEGVENAFSFPGFVPAYIRPLFCEGKGPFRWAALSGDPEDIYRTDELIKELFPENEALLRWIDMAQKKVAFQGLPARICWLGYGERVKMGLAINELVHKGEIKAPIVIGRDHLDCGSVASPNRETEAMKDGSDAVGDWAVLNALINTAAGGSWISFHHGGGVGMGYSLHAGMVVVADGTDLAKERLERVLTTDPGMGIIRHADAGYERAIEVAKEMNVHIPMLRG
- the hutI gene encoding imidazolonepropionase, with amino-acid sequence MDTLIIRIGQLLTMEGDGPVKGEQMKTIPLMEHAAIGIKDGLVVWIGSNEEAKKISANHIIDAEGKLVTPGLVDPHTHLVFAGSREHELPLKQQGVSYLDILKQGGGILSTVRATRAASEKELYEKARVHLDRMLSYGVTTVEAKSGYGLDVETELKQLRVAKRLHETHDVEVVSTFLGAHAIPTEHQDNPDSFLQQMVDLLDVIKQEQLAEFVDIFCETGVFTVEQSRIFLQKAKEKGFAVKIHADEIDPLGGTELAIEVGAVSADHLVGASETGIHQLARSNTVAVLLPGTSFYLGKGKYANARDMIDEGAAVALATDFNPGSSPTENLQFIMTLAALYLRMTPEEIWHAVTVNAAYAVNRGQESGRIMVGRKADIVIWDAPNYMYIPYHYGINHVRMVLKNGKVVRGRGEGDGSVS
- a CDS encoding (Fe-S)-binding protein, whose amino-acid sequence is MKVTLFITCLVDLFHPNVGKATVELLERLGCEVEFPEAQTCCGQPAYNSGYVREAKEAMKHMIRTFEHAQYIVTPSGSCATMFKEYPHIFQNDKEWETRAKKVAEKTYELTQFLVDVLKVENVGAKLKGRATYHTSCHMTRLLGVKDAPFRLLKHVEGLEVVPLPNAHNCCGFGGTFSVKMGPISEQMVDEKVRYIEETNADYLIGADCGCLMNIGGRIERTGKGVQVMHIAEVLNSR
- a CDS encoding TerC family protein, which codes for MSSEALAALIKIVMIDIILSGDNAVVIAMATRKLAKEQRNKAIFWGTGGAVVLRVLFAAVIVFLLNIPFVHFVGGLLLLWIAYKVLLEQEEEANIRSSDRLFQAVWTIIVADAVMSLDNVVAVAGASEGHIGMIAFGVAISIPIMIFGSKAIVVAMEKYKWLVYAGSGILAWTGGKMMMEDEGFMQLLHFSHGPLVYAVAAGLTVFVLAAGYITNKKSEAQSKKERMI
- the hutG gene encoding formimidoylglutamase, whose amino-acid sequence is MVPYLKEAGKAIFQDRYVTKANELLVPWDGKHASSIGLIGVPLSKSSISHSGAAFAPQAIRQALSFYTTYSIETGIDLADIAITDYGDIVMHPTDIAKSQKRIAETVGQVVALHPESLWITLGGDHSITCPVVSGWQKQKGKIGIIQFDAHHDLRNLEDGGPTNGTPFRRLIETGVIDGSQLVQIGLRDFANSRAYTEYGKQRGVTMYTIEEVYRLGIETIIEESMKTLADVTAVYVSVDMDVLDQAFAPGCPAIGPGGMDSRTLLHAISLLARDDKVQAIDIVEIDPTIDFRQMTSRLAAWVILQFLKEKSGRQPD
- a CDS encoding LutB/LldF family L-lactate oxidation iron-sulfur protein, yielding MAMKIGADSFHQRVEAGLHNSFMRGAVAGAQERLRTRRLDAAAELGNWEEWRALGEQIRQHTLLHLDYYLMQLSENVAKRGGHVFFAQTAEEANQYIRDVIIKKNAKKIVKSKSMVTEEIHLNAVLEKVGCEVIETDLGEYILQIDDHDPPSHIVAPALHKNKEQIRDVFRKKLAYDKTEKPEELAAHARKTLRNEYLTADVGITGCNFAIAESGSITLVTNEGNADLVTALPKTQITVMGMERIVPTFEEMEVLVSLLTRSAVGQKLTSYITVLTGPRDEGDVDGPEEFHLVIVDNGRSNILGTEFQSVLQCIRCAACVNVCPVYRHIGGHSYGSIYSGPIGAVLSPLLGGYDDYKELPYASTLCAACTEACPVKIPLHELLLKHRQVIVEREGKAPISEKLAMKAFGLGAASSLLYKIGSKVALNALQPFTTDERIAKGIGPLKAWTEIREFPAPAKERFRDWFREHQKGRE
- a CDS encoding LutC/YkgG family protein, with amino-acid sequence MGMVYNRDTFLQTIARQLGRERITADVRRPNWSYAPQWTVFQGYNQEELLSVLEAQCSHIHTDFVATTADALAPTLRQVVEQYGGGPVVTWDDQRFAQYGLLPLLEEWPNENVDVHIWDASAGRKNIERAEKANVGITFSDITLAESGTVVLFSDAGKGRTVSFLPRTYIAIVPKSTIVPRMTQAAAFIHEQIETGQLVPSCINFITGPSNSADIEMNLVVGVHGPVKAAYIVITDR